A window of Komagataella phaffii GS115 chromosome 1, complete sequence contains these coding sequences:
- a CDS encoding Calmodulin-dependent protein kinase, with the protein MPYSAPRKDESLVAGFSKIINRIQGQPSSYNKKQDYTFGKTLGAGAFGVVRQARDNATKENYAIKIILKKTLNGNEKMIMDEIAVLSKLHHKHIVGFKDFFESKDKFFLVTQLATGGELFDRIIEKTKFKEADAARVIYQILSATEYIHDKDIVHRDIKPENVLYLTRDEDSPIVLADFGVAKQLRTPDQIIVNQAGSFGYAAPEVLVGVGYGKPCDIWSIGIITYTVLCGFSPVRSESVDNFLEEVTAERWVIFYEQYWKDVSLEARQFIVSMLQIDQNQRPTAKELLKHPWITSNLKEDRGADLLPNLREGFNARSKFKQVIEIVKMQNRLKNLKALNLEDSEEDDLDYHAGTISRSDTTQSQAKTSAFHQLVATALENKERVQSFHRQESQGK; encoded by the coding sequence ATGCCCTACTCTGCTCCTAGGAAGGACGAATCGTTAGTTGCAGggttttcaaagatcatCAATAGAATTCAAGGACAGCCCAGTTCCTACAACAAGAAACAGGATTACACGTTTGGAAAGACCCTAGGTGCCGGAGCATTTGGTGTAGTTCGTCAGGCTAGAGACAATGCTACCAAAGAGAATTATGCCATTAAGATtatcttgaaaaaaactCTAAATGGAAATGAGAAGATGATTATGGACGAAATTGCAGTCTTGAGCAAGCTCCATCATAAGCATATCGTaggtttcaaagatttcttCGAAAGTAAGgacaagttctttctcGTAACTCAATTGGCTACAGGCGGAGAGTTGTTTGATAGAATTATTGAAAAGacaaaattcaaagaagctgaCGCTGCTCGTGTCATTTATCAAATACTGAGTGCCACAGAGTATATACATGACAAAGATATTGTTCACAGAGACATTAAGCCCGAGAACGTATTGTATCTGACTAGAGATGAAGATTCACCAATTGTCTTGGCAGACTTTGGTGTAGCCAAGCAATTGCGTACTCCAGACCAAATTATAGTCAACCAAGCTGGATCCTTTGGGTATGCTGCTCCAGAGGTATTGGTGGGTGTTGGATATGGTAAGCCATGTGATATCTGGTCCATAGGTATTATCACCTATACCGTATTATGCGGATTTTCCCCTGTTCGGTCAGAATCGGTTGACAATTTCCTTGAGGAGGTCACTGCAGAAAGATGGGTGATTTTTTACGAACAATACTGGAAGGATGTGTCCCTGGAGGCCAGACAGTTTATTGTAAGCATGcttcaaattgatcaaaatcaaagaccTACGGCTAAAGAGTTATTGAAGCATCCCTGGATCACGTCCAACCTCAAAGAAGACAGAGGCGCAGACTTGCTGCCTAACTTGCGTGAAGGATTCAATGCCAGATCCAAGTTCAAGCAAGTCATCGAGATTGTCAAGATGCAAAACAGATTGAAGAACCTCAAGGCATTGAATCTGGAGGATTCAGAGGAAGACGATTTGGACTACCATGCCGGTACTATTTCTCGATCTGACACCACCCAGTCGCAAGCTAAGACTAGTGCATTCCACCAATTGGTCGCCACTGCCCTTGAAAACAAGGAGCGTGTCCAAAGTTTCCACAGACAAGAGAGCCAAGGCAAATGA